The segment ATCTAAACCTAACTCAAACTCGAGTCTAAACTAGTATAAAAACCCCCATTAAAGACATATCAAACCCAAACTCAGTCTGgctaaatacttaaaaatatgcAAAGATCTCAATGAATATATAAAAACGcatctaaatatttatatataacgcAAATACTCAGTTagcatatatttttgtattgggcatagttttcaaatttatatgttgtATAATAAATTGCTTTtcaatttatgagtttttagatcaatttttattcaaaatattttaaggtAACATAGATGAGTACTTGAACCCAACCGAACTCACAAATATCCTAACCAAAAATGAATATCCGAACGTCCATGTGTATTTTGAATCTAAAATACTAAAAAGATGTTAGTTTTGTTAAGTTATAAGTGAAACCTTTTCTAactaaatagtttttaaaataaacatatcaAACAGAGAGTAAGCTAGAATATTGCATACTGTGAAGAGGAAGTTGTAACCTAGGGCAAGAACTTCCCTTAGAAACTCCATTCGCCTCCAAACGAGTTTCAAGTAGCCGGGAGTCATGTAGTTGTTCGGACCAGAGAGTTGGTCATAATCGGTGGCGTTGATCAAGTAGCAATGAGGATGAAGATGCAAACACCGTTCATATGCCTTGTTGTCCACGCAAACCCCAATCACATGTTTGAGATACTTTTCTGTCCCGATTCCGATATGGAAACTCTCAAGAAACAAGTCGAACATGGAGTTTGGAGCCACCCATGCCTCGTTTAATGCTGTTATAATCACCGTCTTGTCCTCCATTGCCGCGTTCATCAATACTCTTTCAAGTTCTGAAGCTGGTTCTCTCTATTGTATCCACCAAATGCAATTTGGCGTGAATCACTAAATACATTCTATTAACATCTCAATACAAATGAGAATATATAAGCAGTTAGCTATATTTGATTGCTCACCGTTTTGAAGGAAGTTTGGTTTTGTGAAAACCAGTTGATCTTCCATGGAGACAAAACCATTAGAGGATTATTAGAAGAATTATAGACCAATATACAAGAAATTGTCACGGTGATGAAGAGCAACACGAGTGGCATCACATCTCTTTGTGATCCGTTTGAAGACGGCTTGGCTATGTCGCCGTCTCTATCACCGGTGGAAGAAGAAGGCAATTCAGAGCTTGTATTCATTCTCTTGTTtcttaatatcttttaatttgttcTTATGTTCTCTTTAGCTTTACAACACCTcctttatataataagttacTCTCACTcactcttttatttttatttattttttaaataagtcaAATCATTGTTTTAATAGTTGAGATAATTATAGTGATTGTTATGATATTTGGTCACAAGTCTTTAGATCATTATGAAACTTACTTAGACAACATAGGAACGAAATATGTGAGGTTTGTTTAGCATTAAAGCTGAGGTAATATAATACTATACAACCATTTATTGCTACACCATTTAAATAACATTGCTGAAGAGTTTCTACGATGTAAGGAATACTTCTCTACTTTCACTATTCAGCATATTCCAAGGGCACAAAACACGATGGCGGATAAGCTAGCACGAGGTGCTAGGACTCAGCCTTctgctatggtttatgttgacTCCGTTCCTCCGAGATGGTTCTCGGCTCAGGAATCCACTTAgtttagttttgtttctttgttgaaaaaaaaaaaaaaatttaaataacattgCTTAACAATCTGAAAAGCCAAAAGCTACCAACCGTTTTATGTTCTAAACATAATGTTGATTATGATCGAGGAGCAATCTTCCATTACgtctaaattttaaataacgAAATTAATCGGCACCCGAACTATAATTGTACTGAAGAGAACGTGATTcatattttttcttgtttctatcATACAAAATATTACAATAGTGTAATATTAATTTTCGAAAGTATAGtagctttttgttttttttttaaggtatAGCTGCAACTTTAGATTACTGAAAACAGTGTTTTCTTCAAGTGTTTGTAACAGGGGGTGAAGGGGTCGAAAAGGCATAAACCATATAAACAGAAtcaaccaataaaattttagagTTCTTTTATTAGTTTGAAAGGTATTGTCCTTTCAAACTCTTACCCCTTTCTTGTGATTTTGAACAGAAGAATCTTGGTTTTCGATATCGTGATGCGATTTTGATTTCTTATTGTTGGTTGATCTTCTTTCCATATGTGACGGAACACAATATTTAGAATAACGAAGATGCAATTTCTTAAGGTGTTATCGGTTCGTGACGTAGTACACGAGGTAGTTTAAGATATATGTCAAGATGTTGAATTATTGAAATTGCATACTGTGATTGCATGTGTAAGTTGAATTTGGAAATAGAAAGAAAATATCTTGTTGAAGATAAATAACATTTTTCATTAAACTAATTAGTTTTACTTAGAGAAGAAGTGTTACTTGCATTTGAATAAGAAGTTTTTTTACATGGAAATATATGTTCATTAAAGTGCATTTAATGAATCTGGAGAACAAGTTTATGGTTTATTATATAAGCAGGGACATGCCTAATGAGAAGACAAGTATCCAGAAATTAAAGTGGCAGAGAGTTTTCTTTGTATTCTTGTTGAGTGTTGACATTGGTGCTGACGTAATGTATGACGGAGTGTTCCGTTGTACTTAGTGTTGTGACGTTGGTGCTGATGTTGCATGTGGCGGGTTGTCCGTTGTGCTGTGATGATCAAGTTGTACGTTGGTGTTGACGTGCTCGATGGTATTCTTGATGTGCGTTAGGTGTTGACGTACTCAGTGACGTACGTACTTGGTGAAATATTTGGTGACGTACCTTCAGAGATTTGGAGTTTGAAGTCTAGACTCAGGGGGAGTGTACCTGAAGATTAGGTTATCATGAGAAAGTCTGAACTCTGTGGGAGTTTAGCTCAAAGTTTGTTTACCTTGAAAAGTTTATGTTATAGAAGAGAGCGGTGATTCAAGAGGGTTGTGCTTGTATTACGCGTTTGCGAATTGGTTGTAATTTGCTTTGTCATTGTAGTGGATTCAAATTCTGGACGAGGTCTTGAGGATTAGGAAATGAAGTTCGTTAACAAACTATGTGTATCATTTActttctgttttatttatttatgatttatccgcacttacaattggtatcagaacGGAGTTTGATAGAGTTTAAGTCTAGTTTTGAGTAGAACAAAGGTGAGGACAAAAATTGCGTCAGGAAGTACGATAGAATTTGGAAACTGGTCTTGATGGAGTCGTATCAAGAAGGGACGCCTGTGACAAAGTCACCAAGGCTTGATTCATCTAATTATGGATATCCACCAGAATGGATATCTGAAGATAACCGAAAATATGTATACTTAACTTTATATTCCtagtttactttttttattttatttaaaatgtttatatagaTGCCGCATATGGTTCAAAATCAAATCTATTACTATAAAAAGGATTTTCTCTCCTCTCAGCCCGCCACCTCAGCATCCAGGTAGGTAAGTCGACGCAGGATACGGCGACACGTGTCAGGTAAATGATGCTCTGCGTTTCATTAAGTCTTGGCGTGGTGGGTTTCTGTCGTTTTACGTTACTGGGCTTAAGGACTTGGTCAGACTTCAGGCCCGACGCAAAGAGAAGTGCCGCAAAGAGAAGATGTCTCCCTTCTCCTGCGACGGCGACCCTAAAACTTTTCTGATTCTTCCACCATCTGAAACGTTTTACGTAAAAGCTTCGAGATTAATCACATTGATTCGCTCTCCCACTACGTCGTCTTCAATGCTACGTTTCGATATGATATGCGGCGATCTCCGTATAAATATGTGAGAGTAATCCTCCCTTTGATCTCATCTTATCTTCGTAACACTAAAATCTCATACTCAGCACTTTCAACATGGTTAATACTAGGGTTTTTTCTCCGATCTGGGTCGATATGCTGATGGTGGATGTGAATGTAAGTTAGTTTCCAGATTTTCATATTTGTGTATCTGGATCTTCTCCCTGTTTCTTGATACTGATATATCTCTAATCATGTTTCAGTCGGCCATGATGCAAGCGACCATGATATATCTCTAATCATTACTTTTTGCTATCTCCACATCTCTCTGCTACTCATCTCTCTGCTATCTCCACAACTTTCCTAAAGCTTTAGAGAGATCTCAAAATCTCGACAGCCATGGCAACCACCAAATTCCAGAGGATTATGATCCAGCCAATGGTATATTTTCCTTGGATATTTTCTCCTTCATATGTGTTGTTATGACTACTTTCTCTGTTTTCTTTGATTGAATTttgctatgttttttttttcaaaaaaaaaaattgctttatTTTCTGGTGGTTTCGAAGCAGCTCCATAACTTGAGTTTTAGGGGTTTTCAAAGTGTAAGCTCCATAACAATGGATTTTCCATAACAATGTAAGTTATCAATGGGTTTTCTGATTTATCTTCTGGTTTGTATTTGTCACACAGAAACTTCGAATCCATATTTGGCTATTTGAGCGGAAAGATCTGAAGactgaaaaaataattaatgtaaGTC is part of the Brassica rapa cultivar Chiifu-401-42 chromosome A09, CAAS_Brap_v3.01, whole genome shotgun sequence genome and harbors:
- the LOC103839155 gene encoding uncharacterized protein At4g15970-like — protein: MNTSSELPSSSTGDRDGDIAKPSSNGSQRDVMPLVLLFITVTISCILVYNSSNNPLMVLSPWKINWFSQNQTSFKTREPASELERVLMNAAMEDKTVIITALNEAWVAPNSMFDLFLESFHIGIGTEKYLKHVIGVCVDNKAYERCLHLHPHCYLINATDYDQLSGPNNYMTPGYLKLVWRRMEFLREVLALGYNFLFTDADILWFRDPFPRFFPDVDFQIACDHYKGNSSSKSNWVNSGFTYVKANNKTIKFYEFWCGSRWRFRGRGKHDQEVFNLIKRDPFVDQIGIKMRFLDTLHIGTFCEPSKDVNVVNTMHADCCKGLNNKVSYLNAVLRDWKQYLSESFLGNTKKAEARWRRRHRCGLRVR